CTTCCTCCTAAATTTCCTCAATCGAGGATAGGGTGACGAGCAATTCACACTTTTTTGTTTGCACACAGCGTCGATTGGGTCCGATTTCGGCTTGAATCGCGAAAAATTGAGGTATTATGGACGATATCGGGGGATGTCTCGATTTTCTCAATGCCTAATTTTGAGATAGTGCCCGAGGCCGCTGGAGGGAGGTGACAAACTTGCAAATAGATTCCTCAGAGTTCCGTAATTCATGATTAACCCTCAGGAGGCAAGTAAGCAATATGGTCATTTCATGCGGCGAATATGGTATCGGATCGATGTGATCTCTCGGTGTAGAGCAAATAGCGAATATAGCAAGTTAATGACCGGGTACTCGCACGTTGATGTTGACCTTTGCTATCTGCAGTTGCGTAAATGCTTTGAGTTAATGATGTTCGCCTCGGTTTTGGCACATGACTCATTCGGACACGAATTAGGCAAAAAAATACTAAACAAGGAATGGAAGCCTGGGAAGATCATAGAGAAAATGCGTCAGGTGAATCCTGACTTCTATCCCATACCCATTCACGAAACCTCGTCCGGAACCTCCGGTGCTCGGAAGTCAGAGAGGCTCAAAGATGGATTTTTGACAGAACTAGAATTTGCCCAAGCATATGGACACTGTGGTGATTGGCTACATGCAAAAAGGGAAGATCCATACCGAGATCTGGACATGTGCTGGCAAAAAATCCAGAACTATGAGACTAAACTAGTCAGACTCTTGAAGCATCATTTTATACTTCTAACAGATAGTCTCATTCTTGAAGCGAAAATGCCTGAAAAATTAAGTGGAGAGGTTGAAGTAATCATTTTAACACATTCTACACCCGATGGGCCTGTAGATTTGCATCACAACCACGCTCCCTAAATTGTGGAGTCAAAGGACCTTGTGCGTATTTGATTCCATGGTGATTCCGTCCTTTGTGTGTAAGTATTGGCTACCTGTGATAAGTTGTAATATCAGATTGCTCATTAAAGGATTAAACCTCCAGATCAGCTTTTTCAAAAGATCGCGGGAGGAGTTTAAAAGTCATCTTAGATGCGATTCATTCTTCGGAACAAAGAAGTGTTTTGAGTTCTGGTTTGCAAGTGTGAAAGGTGCAGCCGTAAAGGAGATCATGAGGATGGCCGAGACGTTTGAACAACACGTCAAAGGTGCTTGCAATGCAATTTGGCAAGTACATTCAATGCTAAAGTGGAGCGACTCAACGGAACGATTCGGGAAGTCATACAGTCGGAAAAGGATACACAAAATTTGAGAACTTCAGATCTACACTAGATCTTATGTCCACAACATTTGCGGTAGAGCCATCTTAAGAAATAAATTGCTTCAATGTCAAGACATAGCTTTCGTGTGAGTACTGGCCTGAAAGACCTCATCGGACGGGGGCTTATTACTAATGAATTTGTCGCAGTCTTTGAACTGGTTAAGAACTCGTTCGATGCCCACGCCAACAAAGTCATACTTCGCTTTGGGAGCGATAGTATTCATATTATTGACGACGGTAAGGGAATGTCAAGGCATGACATAATTAACAAGTGGCTCTTTGTTGCATATTCTGCAAAACGAGATGGAACAGAAGATGTTGACTACAGAGATTCAATACGTAAAGGGAGACGTGATTTTGCCGGCACCAAAGGTGTAGGTCGTTTCTCTTGTGATCGCCTGGGTAAATCTCTAGTTCTCTTATCCAAAGCCAAAAATCGTCCTACATACAAATTGACTACTGACTGGACAAAATATGAGGTAGACGCACAGGAAGATTTTGCGAACATACAATGTGACTTGTCACAACTCCGACCAGGCTCACAAGAAAACGATTTGCTGGCTGCTGAGACTGGAACAGTGTTACATATTACTCAATTGCGCACATCTTGGGACAGGCAACGACTGGTGCAACTGAAATTGGAATTAGCCAAACTTATAAATCCAATAGAAGAGATTTCGCCTAAGTTTTCGATTGAGATAGAAGCCCGCAAGGAATCAGATGCCGATAAGCAGGAGTCAGATCCTGTGAAAAAAATTAATGGTCCCGTACAAAACAAGGTGATGGACATCTTGAAACAACGGACGACTACTCTCTCCGTTCATTTTTCTGACGAAGGTCAACGGGTTGAAACTGAGTTAGTTGATCGCGGAGAGATGATATACCAAATAAGTGAACCCAACACTTTCGAGTCGCTCTATGAATCAGAATTTCGGGCTGAAATTAGTTTTCTGAATCGAAGCGCAAAAGTCATATTTGCCAGGAAAATGGGGCTAAGAAGTAGGGACTTTGGATCAATATTCCTGTTCCGCAATGGGTTTCGAGTATACCCCATCGGAAACGAGACGAACGACTTCTTTGGTTTGAGCCGTAGAAAACAACAGGGATGGAGTCGCTACCTAGGTACTCGAGACCTGATTGGTGTAGTAGATGTCAAAGGGATTAAGGGCATTGATGAAGCTACAAGCCGGGATCAAGGGCTCATATTGACTCGCGAGGCACGTGAGTTGCAAAAGTGCGTGCTCGAAAAATGTGTTATACGCCTTGAGCGGTACGTCGTGGATATTTCCTGGAAGGATAAGTTAGATAAGGATGAGGATACTATTTCACGAATGAAGTTAGACGAAAGTAGTGCTCTGATTACTAGTCTTGTTTCACGCTTAGCGGCCACAGAGGGTGTCGAAATAATCGGATTCAACCCAGATCTTGTTCGAATAGTAAGTCAAAGGTCCGATCATTTCAAAACGTCGATGGATGCTATGGAACAGTTAGCTGGAAAAATATCCGACCCGAAACTTACAGATTATATTAGAGCAGTCAAGGATAGTGTTCGTGAATTGGCTCGTGAAAAGCAGGAGGCGGACAAGATTCAAAAAAAGGCAGTGAAAAGGGCAATTCGTGCAGAAAAGGAAGCGGAAAAGGCCAAAAAACAGGTAGACAAGGAGCGTAAGCGCAATAGATTTTTAGTGGCAGCCTCGTCGCTTGATCACGATACTGTCTTAAATTTACATCATCAAATCATTATGTATTCCTCTGATGTGAAACATCATATTTTGCGCTTGATCAAAAAGGCAAAAAAAACAATCGACATTAGCTACAACGATTTGCTCTCATCCTTGAATGTAATCTCCTTCAGAAATAGTCAGATTCTCTCGGCCGCTCAATTTGCAACAAAGAGTGGATACGTACACCAAGCAGTAAAAACAAGAGACGATATTGCTTTGTACATTCATGACTACGTTGAGCATGTATCGCCACTGTGGAAATCAAGAGGGATTGAGGTGATCGTAAGTGAACCGTTACCCCAGTTTGTCGTGGAGTATCAACCGATTGATATTGCAATACTGATAGATAACCTCGTAACAAATTCCGTTAAGGCCTCGGCTACCCGTCTGTGTCTGTTCTTGAGCGTAATATCGTCAGAAAAGCGATCTGAACAACTTGTTGTTAATGTAGCCGATAATGGAGATGGGTGGGCAGCGGAGATTGATCCACTTGACACCGTACTTGAAAAGGGGACTACTACTACATCAGGTGCAGGACTTGGTCTTTACCATGTTGCCGATGTAGTTCGTTCACTGAACGGATCAATTTCGTTGTCACGCACGGGACAATCTAAAGAATGGTCGGGTGCGTCCATCAGTATTCGCATCCCGAAATGACATTAACCTTCTCGCTTTTGGTCGTTGACGACCAACCGGCTACAATCTCTGGTGCTATTGCCCTTCTGGACGACCATCTGCAAGAGAAAGGATTTCGTTTGAAGTATGATGTAGTGGCCATAGAATCTGGTGATACATCTTCGCTTGGCAATTATGAATCAGGGGCATATGATCTTGCGATTATTGACTTCAACTTGGGTGATCCGAATATGAACGGTATAGAAGAGGCTAAGTACTTTCGCAATAAAAATCAATACAATGAATTGATCTTTTACTCGGGGCAGGCAGGATTATCAAATCTTCGATCGGAGTTGTCGGAGGCCGCAGTTGATGGAGTGTTTCTTAGTACACGTGAAAATCTTGGTGAAGCTCTAATCGGTGTTACTGATATCGTCATTGGAAAGCTTACGAACGTAAACTTCATGCGAGGTATCGCGATGGCGGAAGTGGCGGAAATAGATGTGGAAATGCTGACAACCTTGATTGATATTTTCGAGGATAGTGCCAATGCTGATCTACAAGAGCTGGCAACACGCATACAGGGAAAATTAGCAGATAAAAAAACCACTCATTTCGAGAAAACAGTAAAAAGGTTCGAGAAGGACTCTCTTTCGAAAATCCTAGAAGATGGTAAAACGGTTACATCAGCAGAAATTTATCAACTGATCATTTGGCTTTTGCAAGAGATAGGGGTCATGGGTCGGAGTAAGAAGAAGAGTGATCGGCAATTATGGAAATACAATAACAAAGTGCTCAAGCCTCGTAACATCCTTGCCCACGCTGTAGAAAAGCAAGTTCAGGGGCAGCCTCCTGTCCTCTGTTTTAAGAAAACAGGGGAGTCTCCCTCAGAGATAGATGAGGAGTGGATGATCGGTTACCGTCGTACTTTATGGGAGACTAAAGAAGAAATCAAATCAATCTGCAATAATCTCCTCCAGAAGCTTCCGGGGAGGGACATTCGTGAGGATGCTTAACAGAATGATGCCAATTTGCTCCGATACAAGTGGCGGGACAGCATCCGCTACCTGAGTATATCGCGGTGTTTCTTGGCTTCTCTTATGCCCTCCGGTCGTATAATTGCCTTTAAAAGAAAACCAGTCTGGAAACGATTGTAGTCGCGCATATTCTCTAACAGTGAGTATTCTAGGTTCTGAATAATGTAATAAATCTTCTGGCAGGCTTGTGAGTGTCGGAGCTACTCCTTGGGATTTAAGGATACGAACCGTGTGCTTTTTCAGTCCGTGCATCTCCCGTATTTTTTCTGGAACGGTTACACCGGGGCACCCGTCTTCCCTACAGTGCGAGATAATCGACTCAAATCGCTCTATTATATGTTTCCTGTGACGTGGAAGTCTTAAGTCTGATGGTGTACCATCTAAACCGTCGTGCATCCCGATTTGATATGATGTCTGAGGTGATTTATATCGAATTGAATCAAATCCAGGGAATTGAATGCTTGGGGACTTGCCGTTGCCAGACAATTCTAGATCCCCAATAGCGTCTTTGACTGTTGGACAGTGGGGAAGTCCCTTTGAGTTAAGAAATATTTCTACATTTTGACTGAGCTCGAGAAAGAAATCATGAATGCGGGAAGCAGACTGCATATCTTTATTCGCGCCTACGAGGATGTACCGCTTTCGCGCCTGGGGAACACCAAAGTCTCGTGTATTGATAATTGTGCTATTAATTGTGTACTTATTTTCTAATTTCCGTTCAAGTTCGGTAGCAAAATTTCGAATTGATTCTTCGGCATCAACGGGGAAGTTGTTGGTGAATCCGGTGACATTTTCAAAACAAATTAGGCTAGGCTGGACCAAATGCAATAGCTGAATGTACGCCTCGTATAGGCGATTACGAGGATCAGCCTGATTTCTTCTTCCTGCCATAGAATAACCCTGACATGGGGGCCCTCCAACTACCAGATCCACCGCACCCGCCATCTGTGACAGCTCATGTGTATGTGTATCTAGCAATTTCTGGATGTCCCAGGGTTTAAGTTCAATTCCGTCGGGCCAATCGAAACTATTACGGTACTTTCCTTCAATTAAGTTGTGTTTGTACGTATTAAAGGCCCACGGATCTTTCTCAACTGCTAGTAATCCCCTCCAGTTTCCACGTGCAAGGCCAAGGCTAAGGCCTCCACAGCCGGAAAAGACATCAATGTACGTTGGGGAGGACAAAAACCCTTTACAGCATTCAATGACCGCACCACCGTTGCTATTTGTCATGGAGAATCATGAGTTTTGGGTAGTCGTACGCCGTACACTGGAAACGTTGTACCGTTGGCACCGCATTGCGAATTCGACGAGCTCCTGAGATGAAGAAGGCTTCTCTTCATACGGGATCACTATTCGCTAGGTTAATTGGCGCTCCTCCTGATTTATTTTCCGCAGGGCGAGAGGAACATAATTGTCGACCGATTCAACAAGAGATCACCTGCACTAGTAGCTCTGTGACGGTCTTCGTGGCACGCGTGGTCCCGTATTTGGCATATACATCCGATAGTGGCCCACTCGGTTCCACGGATAATTAAAGTCACAGCTTAGGACCTGCTTCACGATACTCAAAACAAAGGAATTTATATGTTTAAGTTGAAAAATCGAAAAAACGCACCTTAGGTAATATACGAACACTAATTCGGAAGTTGTATATTAATGTTGGGTTTTGGTCCTTTACACTGAAAGGGTGCTACCATTTTGGAGTTCACCGAAAAGGAACCCCGATGAAGCAACAACTCAACGATGGAGTGAGAATTTCCATTGTCCGGACAGTGAATTAACATCCATCGATACGAAAGTGAGAAAGTGTATCGATGCAAGCACAATACCATGGGACTCGAATTTCGCAACTGAAGAAAATGCTTCAGCTTCAAAACGAATACGGCAATGGAGAAATCACGGTTCCTTTGAAGATATGGGTGTGGGCGATCTGCCTGAATCGCACCAGTCTGAAGGGTATTTTCTTTATGAAGTTATTTAGATACGTTGATGTTTGTCAGGCAACTACATGGTTTATGCTTCAACGGATTCGAGAAGGGTTAATCCCTAGTAGGATGTTATTTGAGGCTCCGGTTGAAGTATACTTCGACAGTCTTGAGAAGAACAAGCACGAGCGGAAAAAGGCCAGAATGGGCCGAGGGCCAGCGAGTAAAACCGCCGTAGCCACTATGAGGGACGGGACTATTGGGTTGATCAGAGCGCAGCTTTACGCGGACTCTACCAGTAGCTGCAAGAACATAGATCCTCTACGTAATACGGTTGCACACTCGGTTTTAGGATACGTTAACGGTTGGGCGCACGTCGGTGGTATGGAGAGTTTCTGGGTCGGGTTCAAATGGACGTTGCAAGGCACGCATCACCAGATTTGCAAGAGGCACTCGAATCGATATGTAGTGCAACCTGTGGGCAAGCAAAACATGTACCTGTTGGGCACTGTGGCCAAATGCATTATGTGTTGGTGGGGCTTGTTGGAAGGCGAATTCTTTATAGGGAATTGATGGCAATGAAAATGGAGACGTTTGCTGACTTGTTTTGCGGTATTGGGGGCTTTCACTACGCGGCTGCTAACTTGGGCCTGCGCTGCGTTTTCGCTTGTGATATTGATGAGGCGGCGTGCAGACAATACAAGGAGAATTTCGGACTTGAACCAGAGAGGGACATTTATGATGTGGTGGCCACGGATATACCAGATCATGATTTGCTGTTTGCCGGATTTCCGTGCCAGCCATTCAGCATTATCGGCGACAGGAAGGGGCTAGGGGATTCCAGAGGTCTCTTGGCATTTGAGATTGTCCGCGTGCTTCGGGCAAAGCAACCGGCGGCGTTTGTCCTCGAGAATGTTCGCCAGTTCGCCACAATTGGCAAGGGCGCAGTAATCCGCTCGCTTCTATGCGAATTGGGAGAATCCGGCTATAACTGCGACTGGCGAATTTTGAATGCTTTGAATTATGGCCTCCCTCAGAAGCGAGAACGAACGATAATTGTCGGTTTCCTTGAACAGCAGACAATGGATCAATTCAAGTGGCCCGTTTCTGCGCGAAAATATAAGCCGTTGTCTGAAATTCTTGAGGACGACCCGGACGCCAGGTTTTTGGCAAGCGACTACATACGAGATAAGCGAAAGGCGGCTCACACTCCCCAGATCGCACCGTCGATCTGGCACGAGAATAAGGGCGGCAACATTAGCAGTCACCCATATTCGTGTGCACTTCGGGCTGGCGCGTCTTATAATTACTTACTGGTCAATGGCGAGCGCAGGCTTACACCTAGAGAAATGTTACGGCTTCAGGGATTTTCAGACAGCTTTGATATAATTGGCAATGATAGCCAGATTAGGAAACAGGTGGGGAATGCCGTCCCCGTCCCTATGGTTCAAGCAGTCATAAACGAGGTGCTAGATGCAAACAAGAGTACGTGGCGGGTTCCAGAAGCGCGAACCGTATCCGCTTAACCAGCCCACCGAGGCTGTCGTATTAAGGATCTGCCAGCGAATCGTTTACCAGCTAGCTAGTGGCCGTGCTGAATTGTCCGGCGACGATTGGTCAAGGATATTCGCGGAATCCATAGAAGGGGTCAATCACGCCAGCCCATTGGGCTTGGCCGACGTTTCGTGGAACGGTTGTTGCTGGTCGCTCAAAACCGTTAAAGCGCGCGACCCCCTTAATACGCGCACCGTCAGACTAATTTCAGGACGAAATGATCCGAATTTTTCGAGTGGGATATCCGATCCTTATGTAGATATTTCTGCCACGGGGGCATCGGTTCTTTCCATTTGTAATCAGCGGTTGGCCGAGACACAGATACAGCACAGTGACATACGCTTGGGTGTGTTGGTGCGCAATATGAGTCGACTTGAGTTCACTTATTTTGAGCGGCCTATGGTCATATTTCCCGTGAATGATTACAAATGGGAAGTTAACCGCAACAACAATCTGGAAGGGTATGGGAAAAGTGGCCACAGGTTCACTTGGCAGCCACATGGGGGACAGTTTACGATCAAAGAATCGGTACCGGACAGTGGGAGACGATTCAGAATCGTCCAGCGTCCTGGAGTGGCTAGTCTTGAAGCAGTACTGCAGAACGTTGGTTTTGCCGAAGATTGGGTACAGATCATAAGGTAGCCATGGATCGACTCACTCCGAAACAGCGTAGCAAGATAATGGCGGCTATTCGCTCTAAGGACACGAAGCCCGAACTGTTCGTGCGACGGCAACTGCATGCACTCGGCTACCGGTTTCGATTACACCGAAAAGATTTGCCCGGGAAACCAGACATTGTGTTCCCTTCCCGAAAATGCGTGATCTTCGTGCACGGTTGTTTTTGGCACGGACATGGCTGTAGACCTAACGCGCTTCCGACAACTAGGCGCGAATACTGGGGGCCTAAGATCAAAGGAAATATGGCGCGTGACGAACGAAACCGCAACGATCTTGAGGCGGCGGGATGGAATGTATTGACAGTTTGGGAATGCGACTTAAGACAGCCAAAATCATTGGACTCCGTGGCAGCTTGGCTGGACGCGCATAGCGTAATGCGTGGACCAAAAAATGGAAGTGGACAAATGAATCCGTGAAACAGCCGATTACAAGCAAATTTTGAGCACATGGGCAACGCTCCCACCGCGAACTCGTGTGCTGCCAAGGAAAGCCATATGGTGTGGACGTTAATTTGATCTGCGATAAAACCTCATTTTTGAGTGCAAATCGAGCCAAAAATAATTTTTTTCAAGCATGCAAGCGCTTCCATTGAAACCAAATCTCAAAAGACCGTAAACAGGGGCGTCATAAATTTTTGCAATCTCATGATTATCAAAAAAGTCAGCCCTAAAGGGCGCTCAGTACGTGTCACGTTTGAACTTCCTCTGGAGGAAGCTCAGCACAGTGCCAGCATCGTTGGAAGTTTCAATAACTGGGACGCGACGGAGCATCCGATGACCCGCAACGATCGTAAAGGTGTCTGGACAAAGGCACTATCGTTCAAGCCGGGCTCCAAAATTGAATTCCGTTACTTCATTGACGGACACAGATGGCATAACGAGCCCCAAGCCGACACGTATGAGCCGAATCCACACTATTCGGATAACAGCGTCCTGACGCTTTAACCGAACAGGAATAGGACGACGTAGACCGCGGCAATCATTGCGAATACATCTGCAATGAGCCCCGCTGGAACGGCGTGACGCGTTTTTCGGATATTCACGGCACCAAAGTAGACCGCAATCACATAAAACGTGGTTTCGGTGGAGCCGAACATGGTGGCGACCATTTTGACGAAGATGGAATCTTCGCCGAACTGGTTGATCATGTCTAGGACAATCCCGACGGATCCAGATCCCGTCAACGGACGGACTATACCCATGGGGATTACCTCAGCGGGGATGCCGATCAATCCGACGACAGGTCGAAGGAGGTCGGTTAGGAAGTCCATTGCGCCGCTGGCGCGAAACATCCCGATCGCAAAAAGGATTGCGATCAAATAGGGGATGATCATTACGGCGACGTGAAACCCCTCTTTGGCACCGTCCACAAAGACTTCGTAGACACGAACCTTGCGGATCATCCCGTAGAGCGGGAAGCCGATCAGGATTGCCGGTAGGACCAGTGCAGATGCGTAGTCCAGAAATACCTGTACTATATTCATGGTGTCACCTCGCGGTAGCGTTTGAGCCGTCCTAAAAGCTTGACAGCAGTAATCCCCACGATCAGGGAAAGTGCGGTCGTAATCAGGATGGAGAAAAACAGCTGGTTGATTTGCAGCCCCATGATGGCAACCAGCGTGACTGGGGGAAGGATCTGTACGCTGGCGGTATTCATGGTGAGCAGCATGACCATCGGGTCTGTTGCGGTGTCTTCGGTTTCGTTGAGTGTCTGAAGCTCTTGCATGGCTTTGATGCCGAGGGGTGTGGCTGCATTGCCCATTCCCAGCATATTCGCAGAAAGGTTGAGGACGATCATCCCTAGAGCGGGGTGATCCTTGGGGACTTTCGGGAAGAGTGGTCGGATGAGCGGCTGCGTGAAGCGGACCAATGCATGGAGCATGCCGGATGCTTCTGCGATCTTGAGAAGCCCCATCCACAGCCCCAGGCCTCCAATCAGTCCAAGGGCCAGGGTGACTGCTGTCCTGGCAAAATCCAGTGCAGCAGAGGCTATGGCATTCATCTTGACCCAGCGCACGGGACCAAAAGTGATGGCCGTTTGCCATTCGGCGCCGGTGGGGGTGCCCTGCAAGGCACCACGACAGTCATCCTGACCTGTTTCCTGGCAGACCGTTTGCAGAGGCTCTGCGAGGGAGGCCTCTGCTGCAAACCGGAGTTCACGTCCCGCAGACGTCTGAAGAAGTATACCAGGCCAGGTGTTACCAGTGATAGAGCTGTCTCCGTAGTGGGTCGCAAGATCACTTCCCAAGAGCTGTACGTCTACATATTGTCGACGGGCATCGGCATTGTACTCCTCATCAAACGTGACCGTGATGGGCAGAGGGGTGCCGTTACGGTAGGTATCCTGCACAAAATCCGTTAGATCACTCGTCAGAGCGAATACCAGACTCAGGACAATCAGTCCACCCCAGATATGATTCAACATAGGCTCAAGGTTTGGGCGTGGAAGGGGATACCTCTTCGGTTGGAGGGGAGAGTAAAACAGTTTCCATATTGCGCATACTAAGTGTGGTGTTTGGTCCGAGCAGGTTTGCACGTACAAGAAGCCACGCAGTCACATTCAGATAGTCCTCATCTGAGAGCGTTTCCGCCGCATTATAGGGCATCTGCTGTTGATTGTAGGTATAGAGCTTGGCTGCATCGAGTCGGGAGGCAAGAACTGCAGGGGTCAGTCGTGGGCCAGTTCCGGGAGCTTCGTGACAACTATGGCAATAGGTGGAGTAGACGGCACTGCCAAGTCTTTGCTGCAACTCGGGATCCGGGTTTGAACAGGCGGAAGCGGCAATCAGGACGGATGTCAGTCCAAACATGATCCGCATCAACTCACTACCTGAATGGGATGGGGTAACCGCATGTTGAACAAGTAGCCCTTTTCATTGTGCGGGATAGTTTCGGGCTGCTCCGTTCCCAAAGCGTCCACAGCAGAGGTGATGATGATGTGTTGACCAGGTGTTGCATTCCAGTCAAGTTCAAATCGTGTCCAACCATAGCGCATGCGAGGCTCTAATAGCTTTGCATCCTTCCAAGAACTGCCGCCATCATCGCTCCAGCGGACCTGAGCAATTGGGCCATCCGGGCCATAGGCATACCCATAGATGCGGTGAACCCCGTTTCTTAGCACGGCTGGCCACGGCAGGGCTAACGTGCTCTTGAGCGATTGCTTATTGGCGACCTGCCCGCGGGCCTGTCCTTCGGGAGGGTAATCCTCCCCGATCAGTACGTAGGAGGTCGTATTGTTCCGGCTCCATATCTGCGTGTCCGATACTTCAATCCGGCCGAGCCATTTGACGCTGCTGCTACCAACCCATCCGGGCACTAATGCGCGTACGGGTGCGCCATGATCTTTAGGAAGCGGAACTCCGTTCATGCGCAGCACCAAGAGTGTATCCGGGTCCATCGCTTTGCTCACAGGCAATGGTCGCCTGAATCCTCCCTCTGGAGCACCTTGATCCATCCCAATCAGTTGGACAGCCTCTGCAGATTCCTGGATTCCTGCTGCCTGGAGCACCTCAATGAGTGGAACGCCGGTCCACTCGGCCATCCCAACTGCACCACGCTTCCATTGGGTTCCCGTTGCGACTTTGCCAAGTAATGAGCCAAAGAAAGCGCGCTGATTCCCACCACACTCTAGGTAGGCAAAAACGGTTCGGCTCGGCATGGATCGGAGATCCTCATAAGAAAGGGTGAGAGGGGTCTCAAT
The nucleotide sequence above comes from Rhodothermaceae bacterium. Encoded proteins:
- a CDS encoding sensor histidine kinase, yielding MSRHSFRVSTGLKDLIGRGLITNEFVAVFELVKNSFDAHANKVILRFGSDSIHIIDDGKGMSRHDIINKWLFVAYSAKRDGTEDVDYRDSIRKGRRDFAGTKGVGRFSCDRLGKSLVLLSKAKNRPTYKLTTDWTKYEVDAQEDFANIQCDLSQLRPGSQENDLLAAETGTVLHITQLRTSWDRQRLVQLKLELAKLINPIEEISPKFSIEIEARKESDADKQESDPVKKINGPVQNKVMDILKQRTTTLSVHFSDEGQRVETELVDRGEMIYQISEPNTFESLYESEFRAEISFLNRSAKVIFARKMGLRSRDFGSIFLFRNGFRVYPIGNETNDFFGLSRRKQQGWSRYLGTRDLIGVVDVKGIKGIDEATSRDQGLILTREARELQKCVLEKCVIRLERYVVDISWKDKLDKDEDTISRMKLDESSALITSLVSRLAATEGVEIIGFNPDLVRIVSQRSDHFKTSMDAMEQLAGKISDPKLTDYIRAVKDSVRELAREKQEADKIQKKAVKRAIRAEKEAEKAKKQVDKERKRNRFLVAASSLDHDTVLNLHHQIIMYSSDVKHHILRLIKKAKKTIDISYNDLLSSLNVISFRNSQILSAAQFATKSGYVHQAVKTRDDIALYIHDYVEHVSPLWKSRGIEVIVSEPLPQFVVEYQPIDIAILIDNLVTNSVKASATRLCLFLSVISSEKRSEQLVVNVADNGDGWAAEIDPLDTVLEKGTTTTSGAGLGLYHVADVVRSLNGSISLSRTGQSKEWSGASISIRIPK
- a CDS encoding response regulator → MVGCVHQYSHPEMTLTFSLLVVDDQPATISGAIALLDDHLQEKGFRLKYDVVAIESGDTSSLGNYESGAYDLAIIDFNLGDPNMNGIEEAKYFRNKNQYNELIFYSGQAGLSNLRSELSEAAVDGVFLSTRENLGEALIGVTDIVIGKLTNVNFMRGIAMAEVAEIDVEMLTTLIDIFEDSANADLQELATRIQGKLADKKTTHFEKTVKRFEKDSLSKILEDGKTVTSAEIYQLIIWLLQEIGVMGRSKKKSDRQLWKYNNKVLKPRNILAHAVEKQVQGQPPVLCFKKTGESPSEIDEEWMIGYRRTLWETKEEIKSICNNLLQKLPGRDIREDA
- a CDS encoding DNA cytosine methyltransferase; this encodes MTNSNGGAVIECCKGFLSSPTYIDVFSGCGGLSLGLARGNWRGLLAVEKDPWAFNTYKHNLIEGKYRNSFDWPDGIELKPWDIQKLLDTHTHELSQMAGAVDLVVGGPPCQGYSMAGRRNQADPRNRLYEAYIQLLHLVQPSLICFENVTGFTNNFPVDAEESIRNFATELERKLENKYTINSTIINTRDFGVPQARKRYILVGANKDMQSASRIHDFFLELSQNVEIFLNSKGLPHCPTVKDAIGDLELSGNGKSPSIQFPGFDSIRYKSPQTSYQIGMHDGLDGTPSDLRLPRHRKHIIERFESIISHCREDGCPGVTVPEKIREMHGLKKHTVRILKSQGVAPTLTSLPEDLLHYSEPRILTVREYARLQSFPDWFSFKGNYTTGGHKRSQETPRYTQVADAVPPLVSEQIGIILLSILTNVPPRKLLEEIIAD
- the dcm gene encoding DNA (cytosine-5-)-methyltransferase; this encodes MAMKMETFADLFCGIGGFHYAAANLGLRCVFACDIDEAACRQYKENFGLEPERDIYDVVATDIPDHDLLFAGFPCQPFSIIGDRKGLGDSRGLLAFEIVRVLRAKQPAAFVLENVRQFATIGKGAVIRSLLCELGESGYNCDWRILNALNYGLPQKRERTIIVGFLEQQTMDQFKWPVSARKYKPLSEILEDDPDARFLASDYIRDKRKAAHTPQIAPSIWHENKGGNISSHPYSCALRAGASYNYLLVNGERRLTPREMLRLQGFSDSFDIIGNDSQIRKQVGNAVPVPMVQAVINEVLDANKSTWRVPEARTVSA
- the vsr gene encoding DNA mismatch endonuclease Vsr; protein product: MDRLTPKQRSKIMAAIRSKDTKPELFVRRQLHALGYRFRLHRKDLPGKPDIVFPSRKCVIFVHGCFWHGHGCRPNALPTTRREYWGPKIKGNMARDERNRNDLEAAGWNVLTVWECDLRQPKSLDSVAAWLDAHSVMRGPKNGSGQMNP
- a CDS encoding glycoside hydrolase; its protein translation is MIIKKVSPKGRSVRVTFELPLEEAQHSASIVGSFNNWDATEHPMTRNDRKGVWTKALSFKPGSKIEFRYFIDGHRWHNEPQADTYEPNPHYSDNSVLTL
- a CDS encoding spore maturation protein, which translates into the protein MNIVQVFLDYASALVLPAILIGFPLYGMIRKVRVYEVFVDGAKEGFHVAVMIIPYLIAILFAIGMFRASGAMDFLTDLLRPVVGLIGIPAEVIPMGIVRPLTGSGSVGIVLDMINQFGEDSIFVKMVATMFGSTETTFYVIAVYFGAVNIRKTRHAVPAGLIADVFAMIAAVYVVLFLFG
- a CDS encoding nucleoside recognition protein, with the translated sequence MLNHIWGGLIVLSLVFALTSDLTDFVQDTYRNGTPLPITVTFDEEYNADARRQYVDVQLLGSDLATHYGDSSITGNTWPGILLQTSAGRELRFAAEASLAEPLQTVCQETGQDDCRGALQGTPTGAEWQTAITFGPVRWVKMNAIASAALDFARTAVTLALGLIGGLGLWMGLLKIAEASGMLHALVRFTQPLIRPLFPKVPKDHPALGMIVLNLSANMLGMGNAATPLGIKAMQELQTLNETEDTATDPMVMLLTMNTASVQILPPVTLVAIMGLQINQLFFSILITTALSLIVGITAVKLLGRLKRYREVTP
- a CDS encoding cytochrome c encodes the protein MRIMFGLTSVLIAASACSNPDPELQQRLGSAVYSTYCHSCHEAPGTGPRLTPAVLASRLDAAKLYTYNQQQMPYNAAETLSDEDYLNVTAWLLVRANLLGPNTTLSMRNMETVLLSPPTEEVSPSTPKP